From Kineosporia succinea, the proteins below share one genomic window:
- the recO gene encoding DNA repair protein RecO yields MARTYRDDAIVLRAQKLGEADRIVTLLTREHGRVRAVAKGVRKTMSRFGARLEPFMLIDVQLHEGRSLDTVNQVETIGAYGLTIAADYARYTAATAMLETAERLTETEREPALQQFLLLAGGLRTLSQDLHEPGLVLDAYLIRSLSVAGWAPSFTDCARCGQTGPHRAFALGMGGSVCPSCRPPGSAAPHPETLQLLSALLTGDWPFADATEARRRREASGLVAAYLQWHVERRVRSLRWVEREGDRPSIEVPTGPMLPTIDVARIERAQAAVAPPETTQTPNPPF; encoded by the coding sequence ATGGCGCGCACCTATCGTGACGATGCGATCGTCCTGCGGGCCCAGAAACTGGGCGAGGCCGATCGCATCGTCACGCTCCTCACCCGGGAGCACGGGCGGGTGCGGGCCGTGGCCAAGGGCGTGCGCAAGACCATGTCGCGGTTCGGCGCCCGCCTCGAGCCGTTCATGCTCATCGACGTGCAGCTGCACGAGGGCCGCTCGCTCGACACGGTCAACCAGGTCGAGACGATCGGCGCCTACGGCCTGACCATCGCCGCCGACTACGCCCGCTACACCGCGGCGACCGCGATGCTGGAGACGGCCGAGCGGCTCACCGAGACCGAGCGGGAGCCCGCGCTGCAGCAGTTCCTGCTGCTGGCGGGCGGTCTGCGCACCCTGTCGCAGGACCTGCACGAGCCCGGCCTGGTGCTCGACGCGTACCTCATCCGGTCGCTGTCGGTCGCGGGCTGGGCGCCGAGTTTCACCGACTGCGCGCGGTGCGGCCAGACCGGCCCGCACCGCGCCTTCGCGCTGGGCATGGGGGGCTCGGTGTGCCCGTCGTGCCGTCCGCCGGGTTCGGCCGCGCCGCACCCGGAGACCCTGCAGCTGCTGAGCGCTCTGCTCACGGGTGACTGGCCGTTCGCGGACGCCACGGAGGCCCGCCGCCGTCGTGAGGCCAGTGGGCTGGTGGCGGCCTACCTGCAGTGGCACGTGGAGCGGAGGGTGCGCTCGCTGCGCTGGGTGGAGCGTGAGGGCGACCGGCCCTCGATCGAGGTGCCGACCGGGCCGATGCTGCCGACGATCGACGTGGCCCGGATCGAGCGGGCCCAGGCCGCGGTGGCGCCACCGGAGACCACGCAGACGCCGAACCCGCCGTTCTGA
- a CDS encoding isoprenyl transferase produces MALRRRQSLPVRTAPPVAPPPHPSGAKPPAIPQELVPGHVAVVMDGNGRWANDRGLSRTEGHKMGEASLLDVVAGGIEIGVKHISAYAFSTENWKRSPEEVRWLMGFNRDVIRRRRDQMHEWGVRVRWAGRRPKLWASVIKELEIAEELTRGNDTITLTMCVNYGGRAEIADATRAIAQLVAQGKIDPDRIDERTVQKYLDEPDLPDVDMFLRSSGEQRTSNFMLWQSAYAELVFMDVLWPDVDRRTLWEAVEIYARRDRRYGGAVDKPTE; encoded by the coding sequence TTGGCGCTCCGCCGTCGCCAGTCGCTGCCCGTCCGCACCGCCCCGCCGGTCGCGCCGCCGCCGCACCCCTCCGGGGCGAAGCCGCCCGCGATTCCCCAGGAGCTGGTGCCGGGTCACGTCGCCGTGGTCATGGACGGCAACGGCCGCTGGGCCAACGACCGTGGCCTGAGCCGCACCGAGGGCCACAAGATGGGCGAGGCCTCGCTGCTCGACGTGGTGGCCGGCGGCATCGAGATCGGCGTCAAGCACATCTCCGCCTACGCCTTCTCCACCGAGAACTGGAAGCGCTCGCCGGAGGAGGTGCGCTGGCTGATGGGCTTCAACCGGGACGTGATCCGGCGCCGGCGCGACCAGATGCACGAGTGGGGTGTGCGGGTGCGGTGGGCGGGACGCCGCCCGAAGCTGTGGGCCAGCGTGATCAAGGAGCTCGAGATCGCCGAGGAGCTCACCCGCGGCAACGACACGATCACCCTGACGATGTGCGTGAACTACGGCGGCCGGGCCGAGATCGCCGACGCCACGCGCGCGATCGCGCAGCTCGTGGCCCAGGGCAAGATCGACCCCGACCGCATCGACGAGCGCACGGTGCAGAAGTACCTGGACGAGCCCGACCTGCCCGACGTCGACATGTTCCTGCGCTCGTCGGGTGAGCAGCGCACGTCGAACTTCATGCTCTGGCAGAGCGCCTACGCCGAGCTGGTGTTCATGGATGTGCTGTGGCCGGACGTCGACCGGCGCACCCTCTGGGAGGCCGTCGAGATCTACGCCAGGCGTGACCGCCGTTACGGCGGAGCCGTGGACAAGCCCACGGAATAG
- the rpmG gene encoding 50S ribosomal protein L33: MASRTELRPIVKMRSTAGTGYTYVTRKNRRNSPDRLVLRKFDPVVRQHVEFRESR; the protein is encoded by the coding sequence ATGGCGAGCCGCACCGAACTGCGACCGATCGTGAAGATGCGTTCGACGGCGGGCACCGGGTACACCTACGTCACCCGCAAGAACCGCCGCAACAGCCCCGACCGGCTGGTGCTGCGCAAGTTCGACCCGGTGGTCCGGCAGCACGTGGAGTTCCGCGAATCCCGCTGA
- a CDS encoding Fur family transcriptional regulator: MSTNRRETKQRVAVSTALDQVTEFVSAQQLHTILRDTGDGVGLATVYRTLQQLAEDGEVDVLKTAENEAVYRRCSRGHHHHLLCRLCRRTVEVEAPSIEKWAQKVAAANGFADVDHVVEITGICAECQARLAV; the protein is encoded by the coding sequence ATGAGCACCAACCGGCGAGAGACCAAGCAGCGGGTGGCCGTCTCCACGGCGCTCGACCAGGTGACGGAGTTCGTCAGCGCACAGCAGCTGCACACCATCCTGCGCGACACCGGCGACGGGGTGGGCCTGGCCACGGTCTACCGCACCCTGCAGCAGCTCGCCGAGGACGGCGAGGTCGACGTGCTGAAGACCGCCGAGAACGAGGCCGTCTACCGTCGCTGCAGCCGGGGTCACCACCACCACCTGCTCTGCCGTCTGTGCCGGCGCACGGTCGAGGTGGAGGCTCCCTCGATCGAGAAGTGGGCGCAGAAGGTGGCCGCCGCCAACGGGTTCGCCGACGTCGACCACGTCGTGGAGATCACCGGCATCTGCGCCGAGTGCCAGGCTCGGCTCGCCGTCTAG
- a CDS encoding antibiotic biosynthesis monooxygenase family protein, translated as MFVVTRYRVPTHEWDEFRALAREALVALTERPGCLDARVSRSIDESDLWVLSTRWETVGAYRRALSHPEVKVRAVPLMYRCIDEPTAFEDLVTWGAGGVEDHESDLIVD; from the coding sequence GTGTTCGTCGTCACCCGGTACCGCGTCCCCACCCACGAGTGGGACGAGTTCCGCGCCCTCGCGCGAGAGGCGCTGGTCGCGCTCACCGAGCGCCCGGGCTGCCTCGACGCCCGGGTGAGCCGCTCGATCGACGAGAGCGACCTGTGGGTGCTCTCCACCCGCTGGGAGACCGTGGGTGCCTACCGCCGGGCCCTCTCGCACCCGGAGGTGAAGGTGCGCGCCGTGCCGCTCATGTACCGCTGCATCGACGAGCCGACCGCGTTCGAGGATCTCGTCACCTGGGGAGCCGGGGGCGTCGAGGACCACGAAAGTGACTTGATCGTCGACTAG
- a CDS encoding glycine--tRNA ligase, with product MSRSVAAKQESRLEAVVSLSKRRGFVFPSGEIYGGTRSAWDYGPLGVELKENIKRQWWRYMVTSRDDIVGLDSSVVLPRAVWEASGHVDVFTDPLVECQSCHRRYREDHLLEEFEEKKGRPATSIAEIACSNCGTRGAWTEPKQFSGLMKTYLGVVEDESGMAYLRPETAQGIFVNFKNVYQAARRKPPFGIGQIGKSFRNEITPGNFIFRTREFEQMEMEFFVEPGTDEEWHQYWIDRRMAWYTDLGISADNLRLYEHAKEKLSHYSKRTVDIEYRFGFTGSEWGELEGIANRTDYDLRTHSEKSGSDLSFFDQASNTRYLPYVIEPAAGLTRSLMAFLVESYTEDEAPNTKGGVDKRTVLKLDHRLAPVKAAVLPLSRNADLSPKARDLAAELRRNWNVDFDDAQAIGRRYRRQDEIGTPYCITVDFETLEDDAVTIRSRDTMDQERVPLAGVTQWLATRLIGA from the coding sequence GTGAGCCGTTCCGTGGCCGCCAAGCAGGAATCCCGCCTCGAAGCCGTCGTCAGTCTCAGCAAGCGCCGGGGGTTCGTCTTCCCCAGCGGCGAGATCTACGGCGGTACCCGCTCTGCGTGGGACTACGGCCCGCTCGGTGTCGAGCTGAAGGAGAACATCAAGCGCCAGTGGTGGCGCTACATGGTCACGAGCCGCGACGACATCGTCGGCCTGGACTCGTCCGTGGTTCTCCCGCGCGCGGTCTGGGAGGCGTCGGGTCACGTCGACGTGTTCACCGATCCGCTGGTCGAGTGCCAGTCGTGCCACCGCCGCTACCGGGAAGACCACCTCCTCGAGGAGTTCGAGGAGAAGAAGGGCCGCCCGGCCACCTCGATCGCCGAGATCGCCTGCTCGAACTGCGGCACCCGGGGCGCCTGGACCGAGCCCAAGCAGTTCTCCGGCCTGATGAAGACCTACCTCGGTGTCGTCGAAGACGAGTCCGGCATGGCCTACCTGCGTCCCGAGACGGCGCAGGGCATCTTCGTGAACTTCAAGAACGTCTACCAGGCCGCCCGCCGCAAGCCGCCGTTCGGCATCGGCCAGATCGGCAAGTCGTTCCGCAACGAGATCACGCCGGGCAACTTCATCTTCCGCACCCGTGAGTTCGAGCAGATGGAGATGGAGTTCTTCGTCGAGCCGGGCACGGACGAAGAGTGGCACCAGTACTGGATCGACCGCCGGATGGCCTGGTACACGGATCTCGGCATCAGCGCCGACAACCTGCGCCTGTACGAGCACGCCAAGGAGAAGCTCTCCCACTACTCCAAGCGCACGGTCGACATCGAGTACCGCTTCGGTTTCACCGGCTCGGAGTGGGGCGAGCTCGAGGGCATCGCCAACCGCACCGACTACGACCTGCGCACGCACAGCGAGAAGTCGGGCTCCGATCTGAGCTTCTTCGACCAGGCGAGCAACACGCGCTACCTGCCCTACGTGATCGAGCCGGCCGCCGGTCTCACCCGGTCGCTGATGGCGTTCCTGGTCGAGTCGTACACCGAAGACGAGGCGCCCAACACCAAGGGCGGCGTCGACAAGCGCACGGTGCTCAAGCTCGACCACCGTCTGGCCCCGGTCAAGGCCGCGGTGCTCCCGCTGTCGCGCAACGCCGACCTGTCGCCGAAGGCCCGCGACCTGGCGGCCGAGCTGCGCCGCAACTGGAACGTGGACTTCGACGACGCGCAGGCCATCGGCCGTCGCTACCGCCGTCAGGACGAGATCGGCACGCCGTACTGCATCACCGTCGACTTCGAGACGCTGGAAGACGACGCGGTCACCATCCGCTCACGCGACACGATGGACCAGGAGCGCGTGCCCCTGGCCGGGGTCACGCAGTGGCTGGCGACCCGTTTGATCGGCGCCTAG